The nucleotide sequence TTCCCGCACACGGCCCTGCCGGTCGACGAACTGCAGACGGGCACCGTCGTGGCGCCGCCGCCGCTGATCAAGGGTTACCTGCGTCTCGGCGCGAAGATCTGCGGTGCGCCGGCCTGGGATCCTGACTTCAACTGCGCGGATTTCCTGACGCTGTTCCGCCTGTCCGACATCAACGCGCGCTACGCCCGCCACTTCCTGGGCTGAGCCGTCGGAATCGCGTCGCGCCCGCTCGCCCGGGCGCGCGCAAGCGAACGCCGTCGCGTGGCACGAGCCGCGCGACGGCGTTCGTCCATCTGATCGATGTGTGTGAGTCGGACCCTGTTAATTTCGGCGATACGCGATCACCACCGTGCCGCGCGACGGCACGTTCGAGAACGGCCCGGGGAAGGGCCGGACGGCAGCGGCGCGCTTAGTGCTTGCGCCGCCAGTCGAGCAGGTGGTGTTCGGCCATCCAGTGGTGGATCATCCCTTCGCCTTCATGGTTGCGCTTGTATTCGCGCGACTCGAAGAACGACAGGGCGACGAGCACCATCAGACCGACGAACAGCCCGATCAGGCCGGCAATTTCTTCAGACGACATGGCAGCCTCCTTTCCACGGCACAGCGCCATGCGTACATAGTAGGACATGCGCGGCACGACTCCGAAGCGAGATTTCCGCTAGACTCGGCGCGGTCCCGGCGTGCGATGGGCGCGCCGATTTCCGGAGCCCTACCTGATGACCCGTTTCATGCTGGCCGTGCTGGCCGCATCCTTGCTCGCCGGCTGTACCAGCGATCCGCATCAGGCCCGTCGCGGCCATCCGCCGGAAGATCCGGCCGACTATCACGGCGTGCCGACCGACATGACGCCGCCGTCGATGCTCGACGCGCCGCCGCCGAAACCCACGCAGTAACGGCTGGTTCGGCTCGCCGTCAGGCGCGGGCCACGGGCGTGTCGGCGCCGATGTGCCGCAACAGCGCCGGCAGGTAGCGCGCCAGCGTCGCGCCGCGCGCGGCCATGAACAGCAGCAGCGCGAACCAGAGGCCGTGATTGCCGAACGTGCCGACGGCGGCGAGCGTGGCCACGACGAAGATCGAGAACGACGCGACCATCGCACGCATCAGCGATTGCGTCTGCGTGGCGCCGATGAACACGCCGTCGAGCAGGAAGCCCCAGACCGACACGATCGGCGAAAGCGCGGCCCACGGCAGGTAGCGCAGCGCCGTTTCGCGGATCTCGGCCTGGTCGGTCAGGCGCGCGACGATCCAGCCGCCGGCGGCCCAGTACACGAGCGTGAACAGCAGCGCGCCGAGCGCAGACCAGAGCAGCGTGACGCGTACGGCCTGCCGGAACGCGCGGCGGTCGCGCGCGCCGGCCGCCGCGCCGACGAGCGCCTCGGCCGCATGTGCGAAGCCGTCGAGGCCGTACGCCATGAACGTCTGGAAATTCAGCAGCAGCGCGTTCGCCGCGAGCGTCGCATCGCCCTGTTTTGCACCGAGGTGCGCGAACCAGCCGAATGCGCCGAGCAGGCACAGCGTGCGCAGGAAGATGTCGCGATTGAGCACGATCAGCCGTTTGAGCGCGACGCGGTCGGCGAGTGCGCGCACCGCGATCGGCGCAAGGCCGCGCGGCCGCAGCCGCCACAGCATCCATGCGCCGAGCGCGAAACCGCATGCGTCCGCGGTGGCCGTCGCGGCGCCGATGCCGGCAATACCCCAGCCGAAGCCATACACGTAGAGCAGCACGGCGCCGATGTTCACCGCATTGATGAACACCTGTGCGACGAGCGCGAGCCGCACGCGCTGCATGCCGAGCAGGTAGCCGAGCACGACGTAGTTCGCGAGCGCGAACGGGGCGCTCCAGATTCGCGCGTGGCTGTAGGCGAGCGCCGTGGTGCGGACGGCGTCGCTGCCGCCGAGCGCGGACAGCGCAAATGACAGCAGCGGCACCTGCAGCGCCAGTACCGCGGCGCCGAGTGCGAGCGCGACGATCAACGCGCGCAGCAGGTTCAGGCGGATCCCGGCGGCGTCGCCGGCGCCATGCGCCTGCGCGACGAGGCCCGTCGTCCCCATCCGCAGGAAACCGAACCCCCAGAACACGAAATTGAAGAACAGCCCGCCGAGCGCGACGCCGCCCAGGTACTGCGTGCCGTCGAGGTGGCCCGCGACGGCCGTGTCGACGGCACCGAGGATCGGCTGGGTCAGGTTCGCGAGGACGATCGGGAACGCGAGCGCGAGGACGCGCCGATGCGTGACGGCGGCCGTGCCGGCCCCGTGCGGTAACGCGGCTTCGGACATGGCGGACGCGTCAGGCGCGTTCCTGCACGCAGACCCAAGGCGAGACGACGACCGCCCACAGCTCCGGGTTGCGCGCCGCGTAATCGGCAGCGGTTTCGGCCGGCATGCGTACGACGAGGCCCGCCGACAGCCAGCGCGTGACCTGCTCGGCATCGTCGTCGGCAACGGCTTCCGCGACGCTGACGAGATCGAGGTCGCGTGCCACGGACAGCAGCTTGCCCTGCGCGAAGAAGCGTTCGAGATCGCACCAGTCGATCTTGGCGGTTTCGCCGAGGAGTTTGGCGTAGAGCGGGCTGGGCGACGCGCCCGCGTCGGAGTGGTGATCAGAGGACATCGTTTTCTAGGAAAGACTGCGTGGTGGCGCCACTATAAACCATCCGGCCGGGCCGGCGGCACGGGGGGCGGCCGGCCTACGCGTCGCGCAGCGCGCGGCGCACGATCTTGCCGGTCGCGGTCATCGGCAGGCTGTCGACGAACGCGATCGCGCGCGGATACTCGTGCGCGGCGAGGCGCGTGCGCACATGTGCCTGCAGCGCCTGCACGAGCGCCTCGTCGCCGGTGTGGCCGGGATTCAGCACCACGAACGCCTTGACGATCTCGGTGCGCGTCGCGTCGGGCACGCCGACGACGGCGGCCATCCGCACCGCCGGATGCGTGAGCAGGCAGTCCTCGATCGGGCCCGGGCCAATCCGGTAGCCGGCGCTCGTGATCACGTCGTCGTCGCGGCCGACGAAGCGCACGAAACCGTCGGCGTCGATCGTGCCCGTGTCGCCGGTGAGCAGGTAGTCGCCGGCGAACTTGTCGCGCGTCGCGTCGGCGTTGCGCCAGTATTCGAGGAACATCACCGGATCGGGGCGGCGCACCGCGATGCGCCCTTCGACGCCGGGCGGCAGCGGCGTGCCGTCCGCGTCGACGATCGCGACCGCATGGCCGGGCACCGCCTTGCCGATCGCGCCGGGCTGCGCATCGAACAGCGCCGCGCACGACGACAGCACCATGTTGCACTCGGTCTGCCCGTAGAACTCGTTGATCGTCACGCCGAGCGCGTCGCGCCCCCAGGCCGTCAGCTCGGTGCCGAGCGATTCCCCGCCGCTCGCGACGGATTTCAGCGACAGCGCGTAGCGTTCGCGCGGTGCCGTGACGGTGCGCATCAGCTTCAGCGCGGTGGGCGGCAGGAATGCATGGGTGACACCGTGCCGCGCCATCAGCGCGAACGCCGCGTCGCCGTCGAATTTCTCGAAGCGGCGCGCAAGCACCGGCACGCCGTGATGCCACGACGGCAGCAGCACGTCGAGCAGGCCGCCGATCCATGCCCAGTCGGCGGGCGTCCAGAACAGGCGCGCGTCGCGCGGGAAGCACTGCTGCGACATCTCGACGCCCGGCAGGTGGCCCAGCAACACGCGATGCGCGTGCAGCGCGCCTTTGGGTTTGCCCGTCGTGCCGGACGTATAGATGATGACCGCCGGATCGTCGGCGGCCGTATCGGCCGGCACGAAGTCGGGTGTTTCGGCGGCGAGCGCCGCGTCGTAGCGCAGCACGCCCGGCTGATCGGGCTCATCGGGCGTATCGGGCGCATCGTCGCCGATGCAGTAGACGGTATGCAGTGCCGGCAGCCGGGCGCGCAGCGGCGCGATTTTCGCGTAGCCGGCCGCATCGGTGACGAGCGCAGCCGCCTCGCTGTTCGCGAGCCGGTATTCGAGCGCATCGACGCCGAACAACGTGAAGAGCGGCACCGCGATTGCGCCGAGCTTGTATGCGGCGAGGTGCGCGACGGCCGTTTCGGGGCCCTGCGCGAGAAAGATGCCGATCCGGTCGCCGCGCCGAAGGCCGGCGCGCGCAAAGCTGTTCGCGAGCCGGTTAGAAGCATTCTTCAAGTCGTCGAACGTGATCCGAAAAACGTCGCCTTGCGCCGTTTCATGGATCAGCGCGAGGCGTCCGCTGCCGTCCGCCCACTTGTCGCAGACATCCACGCCGATGTTGTAACGTGCCGGAACGTCCCACGCGAAGCGGGAGAGCAGGTCGTCGTAGTGGTCGGCGGCGGGCAGCATCGAGGTGTCTCCTGGGGGGGGCGAACGTGGCGTCGCGCGAGCGGCTTACATCAGGATTTCACGCAAACGAATCCACAATGGCGTCTGAGGGTAGGGAATCTTCGTACTCGTCCAATAGCCTCGGCTCAGTGCACGATTCCACAATGACGCATAAGATCACGAAAAAATCAGTGTGTGACCATGGATTTGCTTCTGATAGCTGCGGGGTTCAGCCTGATCGGAATCGGCGTACTGGTAGCGTTTGCCCGTCACGTCGATCCGTTGTCCGGCCGGTTCACCGGACGTCTGCGCAAGCGCTGACATCACCTTTCCCGGTTTTCACCGCGACGACACGCGATGCGTGCCGGCATCGCGTGTCGTCCATCGGGTGCTCAGCGCGCCGGCAGGTAGCGTGACGGGTCGATCGATCGGCCGCCGTAGCGCAACTCGAAATGCAGCGCGACGCGATCGCTGTCGCTGTTGCCCATCTCGGCGATCGATTGCCCTTGCGTGACCGACTGGCCTTCCTTCACCAGCAGCGCGCGGTTGTGCGCGTAGGCGGTCAGGTAGTCGGCGTTGTGCTTGAGGATGATCAGGTTGCCGTAGCCGCGCAGCCCGTTACCCGCATAGACCACCACACCGGGCGCAGCCGCGACCACCGGCGTGCCCGGCGAATTCGCGATGTCGATGCCCTTCGATTTCGAGCCGTCGAACGTGCGGACCACATTGCCGGCTGCCGGCCAGATCAGCGCGATGCTCGTGGCCGGCTTGACGGCCGATTCGACCGGCGCGGAAGGCGCGGGGCGGGCCCGGCCGGCACTGCCGGTGCCGGTGGTCGACGGCGTCGATGCCGTGGTCGTGCCGGGCGGCGGCGCGACGCGCAGCACCTGGCCGACTTCGATCGCATCGGGGTTCGTCATCTGGTTCCAGCGCACGATGCTCGATACCGACGTGCGGTTGTCGCGCGCGATCTTGTAGAGCGTATCGCCGCGTTCGACGCGATAGAACCCGGGGCCGACGGGCGCGGAGCCGCACGCGACGAGCAGGGCGGCGCAGGCGGCTGCGAAGAGTCGCTTCGTTGTTGTTCCGAACATTGAACCTCGCAAAACCCTGCCGCGCGTGACGCGGCAGGCAACACAAAACGTCCGATTTTAACGGGTTCGACCCGCGCACCGCAGTTTGGGCCCTTATCGGGGCTGCGGCGCGCCGGTTCCACGGGTTGCCTGAGGGCGTTTCAGCCTGCGTATCAAGCCTGTGTATCAGCCTGTGTATCAGCCGGCGAGCGGAAGGACGCGAATCCGCAGCGTGGCCGTTTCGGTCGCGCCCGGCGCGAGCAGGCGCAGCCCGAGGCCGTTGTGGATCGCATCCGGCAGGCCGAGCCACGGCTCGACGCAATAGAAGTCCGAATCCGGCTTTTCGGTCCAGGTCGTGACCGCGTACCACGGGATCGAGCCCGGCACGTCGAGCGCGATCTCGATCGTGCGGCGGCGGCCCGGCATCACGATGCGCACCGGTGTGGCCGGCACGCTGTCGAGGCAGTGGACGCGGTCGAGGATGTCCGGGTTGTCGAGGTGATAGCGGGCTTCGCCCGGCTCGGGCGTGCTGATCGAACCGTCGGCCTGCTGCGCGCAACGATGCGTGGGCGGCAGCTCGAGCGTGGTTTCGGCGCGTTCGCCGTGCGGCAGCGCGAAATAGAAATGGTGGCCGGCGTAGTAGGGCAGCGGCGTGTCGCCGCGATTGGTCGTCGTCAGCGCGACTTCGAGCGTGTGCGAGTCGGCCAGCCGGTAGGTCGTTTCGAACCGGAAGTCGAACGGGTAACTGGCGCGCAGCGCGTCGGTCGCGTCGAGCGTCATCGACAGCGCGGCGCCATCGGCCGACGGGTGCGCGGCGAACGGCAGGTCGCGCGCGAACCCGTGCATCGGCAGGTCGCGCACCACGCCGGCGGCGTCGCGCCAGCGGCCGAGTTCGCCGTCGACGCGGTGTCGGCCGAGGAACGGGAACAGCAGCGGGTTGCCGCCGCGCACGCGTGCGAGGTTGCTCCAGTCGGCCGTGTCCGGCCAGAAGATCACCGGTTCGCCGTCGACATCCCATGACAGCAGGCGGCCGCCGAATTGCGGAGCGACCCGGACGAGCGACGGGCCGGCGTGAAGTTCGTGAATGTCGTGTTGCTGGAAGGTCGGCATGGCGAATCGGGTTGGGCGGGTGGACGGGAACGGCGCGCTCCATTATCGGGCCGTGGCGGCTCGGGGAAAACCCTTCTCGGGAAATTGCGAGTTTTTAAGACCGTCATCGGTCGGGATAATGCCTCTAAACCGGTGATGTTGCCGGGTCATGACACTTCGTGGAGGGGGCCATGGATCTGGCAATGGCAATGGGTATCGCACTGTTCGGCATGTTCACCGGCAGCACGGTATTATTTTTCTATCAGCTCGGCCGCTGACGGCAATTCCTGCCGAAGTCGAAAGGCCCGCCATGCAAATGGCGGGCTTTTTGCTTTCTGAGTGCTTACAAATTGCAAGCGTTTGTGTGCATTGCCGCAATATCCAGCCAAATGCCTTGGCGCAGTAATCCTGGCTCGGCATAATCGGGGCGCGTTTTTACGGACGCGCATCGCGTCGTCCGCTTCTCTTTCCGCTTAATTTTCACTAAAAGGACCGACGCGTGAGTCTCTGGTTTCTGGTATTCCTGAGCGTCCTGCAGGGCGTCACCGAACTCTTCCCCGTCAGCAGCCTTGGCCATACGCTGCTCGTGCCGGCGCTGTTCGGCATGCACATCGACAAGCACGCCCCGCAACTGCTGCCGTTCCTCGTCGCGCTGCACCTCGGCACCGCGCTGGCGCTGCTGTGGTATTTCCGCGCGCGCTGGATCGCGTTGATCAGCGGCTTCTTCGCGCAGCTCGGCGGCCGCAAGAACGACGACGGGCACCTGATGTGGGCGCTCATCATCGGTACGATCCCGACCGGCATCGTCGGGCTGCTCCTCGAGAAGCGCATCGAACGCGTGTTCCACGACCTGCGGATCGTCGCGGTCGCGCTGATCGTGAACGGCGTGCTGCTGTGGCTCGGCGATCGCATCCAGCGCAGCCGCGCGCATCAGGCTCCGGAGAAGATGACGTTCAAGCAGGCGTTCTTCGTGGGTCTCGCGCAGATCGGTGCGCTGATTCCGGGCTTCTCGCGCAGCGGGCTGACGATGATCGCCGGTAACGCCGCGGGGCTGACGGCGGAGAAGGCTGCGGAATTCTCGTTCCTGCTCGGTACGCCGATCATTTTCGCGGCGGGGGTGCTCGAGCTGCCGAAGCTGTTCCATGCGCGCGACCAGCTCGCCGATGCGCTGCTCGGCGGCGTGCTGACGGCGATCGCCGCGTACCTGAGCGTGCGGTTCCTGATGCGCTACTTCGAAGGGCGTGGCCGGCTGGCTTCGTTCGGCGTGTATTGCGTGATCGCCGGTGTGTTCTGCCTTGGCTGGTTCATGCTGCATCCGCAGCCGGTTTGATGCTGCGAAGGTCGATCTCGCGTGATGTGGCGCGATGATCGGGTATAATTTCGGGCTTGGCTTCATGCCGGGCCCGTTTTGTTTCGGGGCTTCGAGTTGGTGGTTTTGCTGCCGCTTGAAGCCTTGCATCAAATGCAGCCCGCGCCGGCCGTGTCTTTTCTCCCCGACCGCCCTTAGCTCAGTTGGATAGAGCAACGGCCTTCTAAGCCGTAGGTCACACGTTCGAATCGTGTAGGGCGGGCCAGCTAGAAGCCTTATGCAGCAAGGGATTGCGCCGCTTCCGACAGCGGCGTTTTTTCTTCCTGCTCGACCGACATTGACAGAAACTTGACGTTGCCGGCGTGCTGAGCCAGATGGCTCGGCGCGAGGTGCGCGTACTTCTGCACCATGGCAACGGTCTCCCAGCCGCCCAGTTCCTTCAGCACCATCAACGGCGTCCCGCGCTGCACGTGCCAGCTCGCCCAGGTGTGCCGCAGATCATGCCAGTTGAAGTCGACCATCCCGGCCGCCTCGCATGCCCGCGCGAAGTCCCGCTTGTCGATCTGCCCGATCAGCTTGGGCGGCCCGTCGCCGCGTGTGTACCCACGCGTGAAAACGAGATCCGTCGCCGTCTGGGCCCGCCGCGCGAGGACGCTCATCGCGTCCTCGTTGAGCGGCACCGACCGCGCGCGCTTCGACTTCGCACCCTCGTGCGTGATCCACGCGTTGCACTGCGCGAGATCAAGCTGCGAGACGCGCAGGCCGAACAGCTCAGACTCGCGCATCCCGGTCGCCACGGCCACGATCGCCGCGTCGCGCATCCATGGCAGGCGCAACGCGTTGATCATCGCCATGATTACCGCCGGCGGCTCCCATCTCACCCGCACGTCGGGTTCCTCGAACCGCTGGAGCTTCGGCACACGATCGATCCATTCCCACTCGACGCACAGGTTCAGCATGCGCCGAATGGTGTTCATGTACCGATTTAGCGTGCCTGGTTCAAGCGGCCGCGCCGGCTTTCCCTTGATCAAGCGATGGGTCGGCAGCGCATTGAAGATGTCGTCGCCCGTGATGCTCTTGATCGATCGACCGACGAACTGCTCTCCCCAGTAGGTGATGTGCCGGAGCTTCCCAGCGTAGTCGCGTTGCCCCTCGCAGAGCTTCAGGAATCGCATGGCGGCCTCTTCGAAAATGCGGTCTGGCACTTCGCCGAGCTTGTCCTGCCGCCACAAATCAGCCTTCAGCCGGTCGTGGTATTCCTGCGCTGCCCGCTTGTCCTTTGTTTCAGCAGAGCGGCGAATTCTTTGGCCGCCTGGCGCGCTGACGTCGAGATACCAGATACCGGATTTTTTGTCTTTGCGGATTGGCATTCAGTTTCTCCCCCGACCCGCAGCGATAGCCGGGTCAGATTGTTGCGCCTTTCGGACATGCTGGCAAGCTGGGATGGCCAGACGCGCCAGACGCGCGATCCCGGCATCCGGAAGCCGATCTGTTTCCGCATTGCGAAAACCGTGCTGTAGGAAAGCTGCAGGCGGTCGGCGACCTGCTGCAGCGTGAGAGCGACTTCCGCCTGCTCGATGGGTGTATCTGTCATCGTGCCCTCGTGGACATAGCAAGCTCGACACGGCGGCTGATCTCGCGATCGTAGCCGGCGAGCGTGGATTTCAGGTTTGGTGCGAGACGCGGCCCGGCGGACGGCGTGTCGAGTGGCGCGCGCGGTGCGGCTACCGGTGTCAGCTCGTACGCCGTGTCCGTCGTGACGCGCCGATCGATCCGGATGCGGCCGGCGTAGAACAGCGTGTCGAGGAAGCACTGCACGAACGCCGTCGACGTCTGGAGTTCGGCCGCTATCTCGCGCGCGGTGTGCGTCCCGGTTGCGAGGACGCCGACCACGGCTGCGCTGTTGATGCGGCGGCTAGACATGGCCTTCCCCTTGTCGTTGTGCGAGGGCGGCGTCGATAACGTTGTCCAGATTTTCGCCGTATAGCGCGTTGACCCAACTGATCGGATGGCTTGGATGGCAATTGAAAACCATCGGCTCCCAGGAAAGTGCCGCATTCGAGTCGTCGCGCAGCCACCGATACCGCGCCGCATCCCGCCGATCCGCCTCTCGGGCTTCGAGTTCGGATAGGAGGGTGTCGATCAAATCGGCTTCTTCCGTGAAGCCGCCGTGCTTGCAGAGCGTATCCTCGATTCGCAGTCGGTCAGCGAACGCCGCCAGCGCTTTTATCTTCTCGATGTCGATCATGCTTTCACTCCAATGCGCGTCAAGTTGCGGATGGCGCGCTGAATGTTTTGCTTGCGCCAACCGGGCATCAAGAGGCGCTCCGACCGATAGCCGTCTTGCCATTCCTCACCGCATCCAGCGCAGGTTACGGTCGCGCCATACCATTCGAAATATCGAATAAACATGCGGCGCGGACGCTCGCAAGTCGGACAGAAGTCGACTTGGCAGCGCTCCTCAATCGGCTCAGGAGCGTGTATGTGCACGAAGTTTTCAGCGCTCATCCCTTCTCTCCATTGGGAGCGGTCTTGAAAGCCGCATCAATGGCGTCGATCAGTTCAGCCGCCAAGCTCAGTGAATTGTTTCTCGACATCGACTGATCAACCACGCATTGCAAATAGTCACGCACATCCTCGATGATCGAATCCCTGTCGGGCGTGGCGCGGCTGTTCCATTTGGCGATCGCCGATTCAATGGACGTGTGACCACCGGCGCAAGGCAAGATGCATCCCGGCGTCTGACAAGCTACGTACCACCAGGCGTCAGGATCTAACTCTTCGGCCACGTATGGCTGTTTGCCGCAGAACGGGCACGGCTTCAGAATCGGTTCAGTCATTGGCCTTCTCCCACACGAACCCATCCCTTTCCGGTCGCTTTGATATGCCCGGCTTTGCGCAGCGCCTGGAGACGACGATCAAGAACGCGCCAGTCGTCGACGCCGTAGCGCGAGCGCTTCGTGCCTGCTTCCTTGGCGTGTCGGCCGCATTCGTCCATGAGTGCGCGACAGCCGCGCAGTTGAGTGAAAGAGACGGGCGCCTCGCCGATCTGCGCGAGAATCAGGGAGTCGAGTTTTTCGTATTTGGTCATTAGCCTTCTCCTGCGCTGGATACTTCGAACAGATCGCCGATCGCCTTCCGCGCGCGGCGCGTCGCGGCCGCGTTCGTGCGGTGATGCTCGGCGTCATAGGCGAGGTGGCAGCGCTGGCACAGCGCCTTCAGGTTGTCGTCGTCGCAGTGCTCGGGAACATGGTCGAGATGCGCGATCGTGAGGACGACCTTCGTCCAGTGGCCGTTGCTGCTGTACTCGGACGCCTTGCAAACGCCCAGCATCTTGCCGTCGATCGCGTCGAATACCTCGCCATCGCCAATGAATCGCTGGAATGTTCCCGCATCCTTTCCGGTCCCGCGAGTGATAACATCGCCGTTCGCGACGTGGCATTGCTCGCAGCGGTTGCCGGCCCGCACGAGAATGCGCGCGCGGATATCGGGCCAGTTAGCCGGATAGCGGCCGCGGTTCTCAGGCTTGATCTGCATGGCCTTCTCCTGCGCGGGCGGCGTCGATGGCTGCGTCAAGGCGATCGTCAGCCGGACAATCGGTGCCGAGTTGAATGCGGGACTTGCTGCCAGCCACGACGAACAGCGACGATTCATGCCAGTACTGCTTCCGCAACCAGCGATAGCGCTCGGCGTCGATCTCGTCATTGTCCGTAGGAGTTTCGCTTGGCACGTTTTCGCGAAGCAGATCAGCCGCTCGATTAAATGCGCGCTGCATCTGTGGCCGTTGGGATGCCTGCTTCTCGGGATCACCCTCAACGCAGTACTCGACCATCGCCCACGACAGCCGGTCGGTAGATACGATGTTGGCAAACGGGCGCAGTGCTCGGCGAAGCGCATCGTTCTCGGCTGCGAGAGCGTGATTTGCCGCGCGCAACATCCGAGCATCGGCTGTCGTGCACCCTTCGTCGTCCGTCACCTCGACGCGCGGCAACGGCATGCCCTCCTGTCCGCTCGGCTCGACACGCGGCTTGCCGTTCTCGCGCTCGTAGAACGCGAGTCGCAGATGCTTGTCGAGCGTGTCGAGCGTCGTGTTGTCGCCGAGCCATTCGATGCGCACGCTGCAGCCGTAGTCGCGCTTGTCGCCCTTGAATTCTTCGACGGGCGTTACCTTCTTGACCTTCACGAGCTTCTGTTCGAGGGAAAGCATGGCTTCTCCTGTGGGTGGTGATGTGGTTACTGCTTCTGCGGGGCGACGCGGCCGGCGTAGTGGCGCACGCGCTTCTCGATGGCGGCCGGCACGGTGAGCACTTGGCCGTCGTCGAACGCGGTGAACAGCGGGCGGAACAGCTCGCGATCGACGGGGCTGATGGTCGTGTCGTGCCGGATGCGCGCGACGAGACGGTGGAGGTCAGAGGACGTGCGCATATCAGGCGCCGAGCAGCGCCTCGCGGCGGCGGTTGTACGCTTCGGTAAGGCGCCCGAGGACGTCGGCCGGGTAGTCGCGGAACTCGTCGATGCGCACATCGAGCGTGTCGACGTCTGTGCATTCTTCGAGGCGCGCGAGCGCGGCCGCTTCATCGTCGCTCGGGCCGTCGGCCGGCTGCTGGTCGGCCGGCTTTCGCGTTGCCGCGGCGCGCAGCTCGCGCGCGCGCGCGTTGTACGCGTCCTGCGCGGCCTGTGCCTGATCGCCCGGCGGCAGCTTCATCGCGAGCACCTTCGCGGCGTTCATGCCGTTGCGATCGGTGGCAGCCGCGATCGCCTTCAGCACGTCGTCGAGGCGCACGACCTCGAGCGGCAGCACCGTGTGCAGCGCCTTCTTGCCCTTCGTCGCGGTCAGCGAAAGCGAGATCTCGCGCTCGATGTCGCTCAGGTGGCTGATGCGGATGCCGCCCACGACCATGCCGCCGAAGCGCACTGCCTGGTCGTTGTAGAGCGTCATCGACTTGCCGGTCCAATTGCGGCCGTCCTCGCCCCACGCGAAGATCAACAGCTTGCGCATGGTCTTGCACGGCTTGTACGGCCGGCCCTCGTCGTTCTCGTAATGCAGGATCACGGGCTGATCCTCGCTGCCCATGCGCACATCGGTCACGGTGATGGTCATGTCGCCGGCCAGCAGCTGCTCTGCGTTCAGCTGGTCGGATTTCGGCACGATGGTGCCGCGGAGGTCGGTGATGTCAGACATGGTTTTCTCCTTCGGATTTCTTGAAAGCGGCCCGCGCGGCGACTGCTGACGCCTTATCGGAATAGCCGCCCAAACTGATTTTTCGGCCGTTTCGGTACGCATATGCGTACCAGCGTGAGCGCTGCTCGAAGACGCCGAACTCACCGCACTTCGAGTCCTTACGCACCCTCGTGCGATTTGCGCCGTTGCCCTTCGCATCGACGTCGCGCAGGTTGGAAATGCGGTTATTGAGCCGGTCTCCGTCGATATGATCGATCATCCCTTTCGGCCATTCGCCATGGATCAGCAGCCAGATCAGCCGGTGCGATGCGTACAGCACGCCATCGACCTTCACATGGCGGTAGCCGTTGGCTTCAACGCGTCCTGCAGGCTTTCCGATCACGTGCGCCTTGTTCTTGGCGGCCGACTTCCAGATCAATTGCCCGGTGTTGGCGTCGTACGTGAGACGTTCTGCGACGCGCTCACGAGTGATGGATCTACACATAGGAAATTTCCACCTCTTGCGACGTGAACGCGTAAGGGGGCAGGTCGATCTGCGTGCTCTTGTCCGAGTAGCCGGGCCAGCGCTTCAGGCGCACGCATTCCTCGTACAGGTCGAGCAGCCGGCGGCACTCCATGAATCCTTCCTCGCGGCTTTCGGGTCCGAGCGTGTACGACGCGGCCGCGTAGGGCCACTCGGTCTCGACGGCGATGAACGTGAATTTCTCGACGGTGACGCCGGCCGCTGCGCTGTAGCCGGCCGAGTAGAACGCGTCCTGCACGTGGTAGCGCTTGCGCGCGATCTGGCGGCGGAACTCGTCGGCGGCCGCGCAGCTGAACGTCTTCAGGTCGAGCAGCTCGACCGACTTGCGCGACAGCGCATGCACCCAGTCCGGCCGGCAGCGGCATTCGACGCCGGTCATTTC is from Burkholderia sp. HI2500 and encodes:
- a CDS encoding tyrosine-type recombinase/integrase, producing MWYLDVSAPGGQRIRRSAETKDKRAAQEYHDRLKADLWRQDKLGEVPDRIFEEAAMRFLKLCEGQRDYAGKLRHITYWGEQFVGRSIKSITGDDIFNALPTHRLIKGKPARPLEPGTLNRYMNTIRRMLNLCVEWEWIDRVPKLQRFEEPDVRVRWEPPAVIMAMINALRLPWMRDAAIVAVATGMRESELFGLRVSQLDLAQCNAWITHEGAKSKRARSVPLNEDAMSVLARRAQTATDLVFTRGYTRGDGPPKLIGQIDKRDFARACEAAGMVDFNWHDLRHTWASWHVQRGTPLMVLKELGGWETVAMVQKYAHLAPSHLAQHAGNVKFLSMSVEQEEKTPLSEAAQSLAA
- a CDS encoding DNA-binding protein; translation: MSSRRINSAAVVGVLATGTHTAREIAAELQTSTAFVQCFLDTLFYAGRIRIDRRVTTDTAYELTPVAAPRAPLDTPSAGPRLAPNLKSTLAGYDREISRRVELAMSTRAR
- a CDS encoding Lar family restriction alleviation protein; translation: MTEPILKPCPFCGKQPYVAEELDPDAWWYVACQTPGCILPCAGGHTSIESAIAKWNSRATPDRDSIIEDVRDYLQCVVDQSMSRNNSLSLAAELIDAIDAAFKTAPNGEKG
- a CDS encoding HNH endonuclease signature motif containing protein; amino-acid sequence: MCRSITRERVAERLTYDANTGQLIWKSAAKNKAHVIGKPAGRVEANGYRHVKVDGVLYASHRLIWLLIHGEWPKGMIDHIDGDRLNNRISNLRDVDAKGNGANRTRVRKDSKCGEFGVFEQRSRWYAYAYRNGRKISLGGYSDKASAVAARAAFKKSEGENHV